Proteins from one Streptomyces sp. NBC_00289 genomic window:
- a CDS encoding Bax inhibitor-1/YccA family protein, producing MRSRNPVFSRRGFSRDNGYAGFNTAPQAGGAAVGTQGNPYAQPSGNPYAQNPYAQQDLQQGAPPQAPVTTGRMTIDDVVLRTASTLGVLILTAALSWALLPVDEANINRSYGIGIGAALIGMVLAFVQSFKRKASPALILTYAAFEGVFLGVVSNIVDTHIASGAAMQAVIGTMAVFTGVLIAYKAGWIRVNRRFYGFVMAAALGFVLLMMVNLLFAVFGGGDGLGFRSGPLGVVFGVIGILLGACFLALDFKQVEDGIAYGAPREEAWLAAFGLTLTLVWIYMEFLRLIAILNSSD from the coding sequence ATGAGGAGCAGAAACCCGGTCTTCTCGCGACGGGGGTTCAGCCGCGACAACGGCTACGCGGGCTTCAACACCGCGCCGCAGGCCGGGGGCGCCGCTGTCGGTACGCAGGGCAACCCCTACGCCCAGCCGTCCGGCAACCCGTACGCGCAGAACCCCTACGCCCAGCAGGACCTCCAGCAGGGCGCGCCTCCGCAGGCCCCGGTCACCACCGGCCGGATGACGATCGACGACGTGGTCCTGCGGACCGCGTCCACGCTCGGCGTCCTCATCCTCACGGCCGCGCTCTCCTGGGCCCTGCTGCCCGTCGACGAAGCCAACATCAACCGTTCCTACGGCATCGGCATCGGCGCCGCGCTCATCGGCATGGTCCTGGCGTTCGTCCAGTCCTTCAAGCGCAAGGCCTCGCCCGCGCTGATCCTGACGTACGCCGCGTTCGAGGGCGTGTTCCTCGGCGTCGTCTCCAACATCGTCGACACCCACATCGCCAGCGGCGCGGCCATGCAGGCCGTGATCGGCACGATGGCGGTCTTCACCGGCGTGCTGATCGCGTACAAGGCGGGCTGGATCCGCGTCAACCGACGCTTCTACGGCTTCGTCATGGCGGCCGCGCTCGGCTTCGTCCTGCTGATGATGGTGAACCTGCTGTTCGCCGTCTTCGGCGGCGGTGACGGCCTCGGCTTCCGCAGCGGCCCGCTCGGCGTCGTGTTCGGCGTCATCGGCATCCTGCTCGGCGCGTGCTTCCTCGCCCTCGACTTCAAGCAGGTCGAGGACGGCATCGCCTACGGTGCCCCGCGCGAGGAGGCCTGGCTCGCCGCCTTCGGCCTGACGCTGACGCTGGTGTGGATCTACATGGAGTTCCTGCGCCTCATCGCGATCCTCAACAGCAGCGACTAG
- a CDS encoding DUF4287 domain-containing protein produces MSQVFSQETHRNLLARIPHCTGREVSDWLRTVDEGPALFRFEEKVSWLRAEHNLAYGHAKAIIHEYDLRRAARKLL; encoded by the coding sequence ATGTCCCAAGTCTTCTCCCAGGAGACCCATCGCAACCTACTCGCCCGCATTCCCCACTGCACCGGTCGTGAGGTGTCCGACTGGCTGCGCACCGTCGACGAAGGCCCCGCTCTCTTCCGCTTCGAGGAGAAGGTCAGCTGGCTTCGCGCCGAGCACAACCTCGCGTACGGCCACGCCAAGGCGATCATTCACGAGTACGACCTGAGGAGGGCCGCGCGCAAACTGCTCTAG
- a CDS encoding acetyl-CoA C-acetyltransferase: MPEAVIVSTARSPIGRAFKGSLKDLRPDDLTATIIQAALAKVPELDPRDIDDLMLGCGLPGGEQGNNLGRVVAVQMGMDHLPGCTITRYCSSSLQTSRMALHAIKAGEGDVFISAGVELVSRFVKGNSDSLPDTHNPFFAEAEARTAAVAEQEGTSWHDPREDGLVPDAYIAMGQTAENLARIKGVTRQDMDEFGVRSQNLAEEAVKNGFWEREITPVTLPDGTVVAKDDGPRAGVTLEGVQGLKPVFRPDGMVTAANCCPLNDGAAALVIMSDAKARELGLTPLARIVSTGVTGLSPEIMGLGPVEASKQALSRAGLTVDDIDLFEINEAFAAQVIPSYRDLDIPLDKLNVNGGAIAVGHPFGMTGARITGTLINSLQFHDKQFGLETMCVGGGQGMAMVIERLS, translated from the coding sequence ATGCCCGAAGCCGTGATCGTCTCGACCGCCCGCTCACCCATCGGCCGCGCTTTCAAGGGCTCCCTCAAGGACCTGCGCCCGGACGACCTGACCGCCACGATCATCCAGGCGGCGCTCGCCAAGGTCCCGGAGCTCGACCCGCGGGACATCGACGACCTGATGCTCGGCTGCGGTCTGCCCGGCGGCGAGCAGGGCAACAACCTCGGCCGCGTCGTCGCCGTACAGATGGGGATGGACCACCTCCCGGGCTGCACCATCACCCGGTACTGCTCCTCATCCCTGCAGACCAGCCGCATGGCGCTGCACGCCATCAAGGCCGGCGAGGGCGACGTCTTCATCTCGGCCGGCGTCGAGCTGGTCTCCCGGTTCGTCAAGGGCAACTCCGACAGCCTCCCGGACACGCACAACCCGTTCTTCGCCGAGGCCGAGGCCCGCACCGCCGCGGTCGCGGAGCAGGAGGGCACCAGCTGGCACGACCCGCGCGAGGACGGCCTCGTCCCCGACGCCTACATCGCGATGGGCCAGACCGCCGAGAACCTGGCCCGCATCAAGGGCGTCACCCGCCAGGACATGGACGAGTTCGGCGTCCGCTCGCAGAACCTCGCCGAGGAAGCCGTCAAGAACGGTTTCTGGGAGCGCGAGATCACCCCGGTGACGCTGCCCGACGGCACCGTCGTCGCCAAGGACGACGGCCCGCGCGCCGGCGTCACCCTGGAGGGCGTCCAGGGCCTCAAGCCGGTCTTCCGCCCCGACGGCATGGTCACGGCGGCCAACTGCTGTCCGCTGAACGACGGCGCGGCCGCCCTGGTGATCATGTCCGACGCCAAGGCCCGCGAGCTCGGCCTGACCCCGCTGGCCCGGATCGTCTCGACCGGCGTCACCGGCCTCTCCCCCGAGATCATGGGCCTCGGCCCGGTGGAGGCGTCGAAGCAGGCCCTCTCCCGCGCCGGCCTGACCGTCGACGACATCGACCTGTTCGAGATCAACGAGGCGTTCGCCGCCCAGGTGATCCCCTCCTACCGCGACCTGGACATCCCGCTGGACAAGCTGAACGTCAACGGCGGCGCCATCGCCGTGGGCCACCCCTTCGGCATGACCGGCGCCCGCATCACCGGCACGCTGATCAACTCGCTCCAGTTCCACGACAAGCAGTTCGGCCTGGAGACGATGTGCGTCGGCGGCGGTCAGGGCATGGCGATGGTCATCGAGCGCCTCAGCTGA
- a CDS encoding acyltransferase family protein has translation MDNPSPRPAPSAAPDRARNPWWDNARFVSAALIVVLHSIGSIMSRYDALNAFHIATWAFRVPVFVVLAGVFSSGGPLGPRELRTLLRSIVLPALLFSLLFSLEMYALDHPFTVHVAQLPWTLWFLMSLFCWRLLLPLVVQLRHPLLVTTVVALAVGYVDEFGLMFSASRTLVYLPLFYFGWRLGQGMLRGWFESRWSLPVAVAGVLAAVAGGWLWGREVKGQWLSMRHAYTADTSLGLGLEGAWLIRLLVLAAATGLTLCLLRLMPKRRLPLVSALGAGGFTIYLLHPLVILPVRERGLIERADTPLEVAALMAGGVMLAAVLASPWVRRLVRPLTRPPVDRLFAPVPSPPAPHPAGPKQALGKEVRVTPV, from the coding sequence ATGGACAACCCGTCTCCGAGACCCGCCCCCTCCGCCGCCCCGGACCGGGCCCGGAACCCCTGGTGGGACAACGCCCGCTTCGTGTCCGCCGCGCTCATCGTGGTCCTGCACTCCATCGGCAGCATCATGAGCCGCTACGACGCGCTGAACGCGTTCCACATCGCGACCTGGGCCTTCCGGGTGCCGGTCTTCGTCGTGCTGGCTGGGGTCTTCAGCAGCGGAGGGCCGCTCGGTCCACGCGAACTGCGCACCCTGCTGCGCAGCATCGTCCTGCCCGCCCTGCTGTTCAGCCTGTTGTTCTCGCTGGAGATGTACGCGCTCGACCACCCGTTCACCGTGCACGTGGCCCAGCTGCCGTGGACGCTGTGGTTCCTGATGTCGCTCTTCTGCTGGCGGCTGCTGCTGCCGCTGGTGGTCCAGCTGCGTCACCCCCTGCTGGTCACCACGGTCGTGGCGCTCGCTGTCGGGTACGTGGACGAGTTCGGGCTGATGTTCTCGGCCAGCCGGACCCTGGTGTACCTTCCGCTGTTCTACTTCGGCTGGAGGCTGGGCCAGGGCATGCTCCGCGGGTGGTTCGAGAGCCGGTGGAGCCTTCCGGTGGCCGTGGCGGGGGTGCTCGCCGCGGTCGCCGGGGGATGGCTGTGGGGCCGCGAGGTCAAGGGCCAGTGGCTGTCGATGCGCCACGCGTACACGGCCGACACCTCGCTGGGCCTGGGCCTGGAGGGCGCCTGGCTGATCCGGCTGCTCGTCCTGGCCGCGGCGACGGGACTCACGCTGTGCCTGCTGCGGCTGATGCCGAAGCGGCGGCTGCCGCTGGTCTCCGCGCTCGGGGCGGGCGGCTTCACCATCTACCTGCTGCATCCGCTGGTCATCCTGCCGGTGCGGGAGCGCGGCCTGATCGAGCGGGCCGACACCCCGCTGGAGGTGGCCGCCCTGATGGCGGGCGGGGTCATGCTCGCGGCGGTGCTCGCGTCGCCGTGGGTACGGCGCCTGGTCCGGCCGCTGACCCGGCCACCGGTGGACCGGCTGTTCGCCCCGGTGCCCTCACCGCCGGCACCCCACCCCGCCGGGCCTAAGCAAGCGCTTGGAAAAGAGGTCCGTGTCACACCCGTTTAA